One Campylobacteraceae bacterium DNA window includes the following coding sequences:
- a CDS encoding TonB C-terminal domain-containing protein has product MPRLNLHTSEKSYFLSGLISFIIYLFCIVSILFYLSENESKKIDAMQKNTVLQLEIIVDNTQKIQKSTSKPVKKVIKKEEKIVEKSKSVSITKTADLKSLFSNVKTKAKKVEKKEVINVKKSLVSSRFRSNFEKQKKSENIKVSNILDDVTVKSRANVSMDSKYDKDPYYSKIYEMLGQRWNNVITFDELYASVLITITSSGSFDYRIIKGSGDETFDLALKEFLQNQKLELYPAYTKGSKTQIEVIFKSKN; this is encoded by the coding sequence ATGCCAAGACTGAACCTTCATACTAGTGAAAAAAGTTATTTTCTTTCGGGCCTTATTTCTTTTATCATTTATTTATTTTGCATAGTTTCAATTCTTTTTTATTTAAGTGAAAATGAAAGTAAAAAAATTGATGCAATGCAAAAAAATACTGTTTTACAGTTAGAAATAATTGTAGACAATACACAAAAAATTCAAAAATCTACCTCCAAACCTGTTAAAAAAGTTATCAAAAAAGAAGAAAAAATTGTCGAAAAGTCTAAATCTGTAAGTATTACAAAAACTGCTGATTTAAAATCCTTATTTTCAAACGTAAAAACAAAAGCCAAAAAAGTAGAGAAAAAAGAAGTCATTAATGTCAAAAAATCTTTGGTTTCAAGCCGTTTTAGAAGTAATTTTGAAAAACAAAAAAAATCTGAAAATATTAAAGTAAGTAATATCTTAGATGATGTGACTGTTAAATCACGCGCGAATGTATCTATGGATTCTAAGTACGACAAAGACCCTTATTATTCAAAAATTTATGAAATGTTAGGACAGCGTTGGAACAATGTCATTACATTTGATGAATTATATGCAAGTGTACTTATTACAATTACCAGTTCTGGGAGTTTTGATTACCGTATTATTAAAGGATCTGGAGATGAAACGTTTGATCTAGCCTTAAAAGAATTTTTACAAAATCAAAAACTTGAGCTTTATCCTGCTTATACTAAGGGAAGTAAAACCCAAATTGAAGTAATATTTAAATCAAAGAACTAA
- a CDS encoding biopolymer transporter ExbD — protein sequence MYDYNNKPELNVTPLVDVMLVLLAILMVTAPVIEFEESVNLPRGSKSRQVSESTKINIIVTKERIVRVNKNKYPIESFADNFILFSQNKDKNTPIHIRAEKTLMYDDVIFILKSVKEAGFTKVSLITDG from the coding sequence ATGTATGATTATAATAATAAACCAGAATTAAACGTAACACCCTTAGTTGATGTTATGTTGGTTTTGCTTGCTATTTTAATGGTAACTGCACCTGTTATTGAATTTGAAGAAAGTGTTAATTTACCTCGTGGAAGTAAATCCAGACAAGTAAGTGAGAGTACAAAAATCAATATCATTGTAACAAAAGAGCGTATAGTACGCGTTAATAAAAACAAATACCCAATAGAGAGTTTTGCAGATAATTTTATTTTATTTTCGCAAAACAAAGATAAAAATACTCCCATTCATATACGTGCAGAAAAAACGCTTATGTATGATGATGTTATTTTTATTTTAAAATCTGTTAAAGAAGCTGGTTTTACTAAAGTTTCTTTAATTACTGATGGTTAA
- a CDS encoding MotA/TolQ/ExbB proton channel family protein: MIDTIFNYFSNSTAITFIVFAVLSTYLILVFWIFIYRFQAVTSMISNEKKSLEMLTSRDSSLSPFSALTKCTNNITNSKPILHACEISIIRDASKGISWLSIISSTSPFIGLFGTVVGILESFALLSSQAKVAFSVIAPAISEALVATAAGIFVAVFAYTFHQIMVRKVYELNIYLKAQCDILVAKG; the protein is encoded by the coding sequence ATGATAGATACTATTTTTAATTATTTTAGTAATAGTACAGCAATCACATTTATTGTGTTTGCTGTCCTATCTACTTATTTGATACTTGTTTTTTGGATATTTATTTACAGATTCCAAGCAGTCACTTCTATGATTTCTAATGAAAAAAAATCTTTAGAAATGTTAACCTCAAGAGATTCCTCTTTGAGTCCTTTTTCTGCTTTAACAAAATGTACAAATAATATAACCAATTCAAAACCCATTTTACATGCTTGTGAAATATCAATTATTAGAGATGCCTCAAAAGGTATATCTTGGTTGTCCATAATATCTTCTACCTCACCCTTTATTGGTTTATTTGGTACTGTTGTTGGTATTTTAGAATCATTTGCACTTCTTTCTTCTCAAGCTAAAGTTGCTTTTTCTGTTATTGCACCTGCTATTTCTGAAGCGTTAGTTGCTACTGCTGCTGGAATATTTGTGGCTGTATTTGCTTATACTTTCCATCAAATTATGGTTAGAAAAGTGTATGAGTTAAATATTTATTTAAAGGCACAATGTGATATTTTAGTAGCAAAAGGTTAG
- a CDS encoding F0F1 ATP synthase subunit epsilon, with product MNTIRLSIVTPNGEIFNDDVKTVTLPGKEGEFGVLPGHASLVSSLSVGVIIIEKADATEAVAINWGHVKVSESAVDVLVDGAVSLTHGEDSSAAKAIEDAKKLVNSVSDANISIAAVEARINSFA from the coding sequence ATGAATACAATTAGATTATCAATTGTTACACCTAATGGAGAAATTTTTAACGATGACGTTAAAACAGTAACTCTTCCTGGAAAAGAGGGAGAGTTTGGTGTTTTACCAGGTCATGCGTCATTGGTTTCTTCTTTAAGCGTAGGTGTAATTATTATTGAAAAAGCAGATGCTACTGAAGCAGTTGCTATTAACTGGGGACATGTTAAAGTTTCTGAATCTGCTGTTGACGTTTTAGTTGACGGTGCAGTTTCTTTAACTCACGGTGAAGATTCATCAGCTGCCAAAGCAATTGAAGATGCGAAGAAATTAGTTAATTCTGTTTCTGATGCTAATATTTCAATAGCTGCTGTTGAAGCTAGAATCAATTCATTCGCGTAA
- the atpD gene encoding F0F1 ATP synthase subunit beta has translation MKGKIIQVMGPVVDVEFDGYLPEINEAIEVTLADKTQDRLVLEVAAHLGDSRVRTIAMDMTEGLTRGQECIASGGPIKVPVGDAVLGRIFNVIGEPVDGGEPVPEDTPRWSIHRDAPEFEELTTKTEMFETGIKVVDLLAPYSKGGKVGLFGGAGVGKTVIIMELIHNVAFKHSGYSVFAGVGERTREGNDLYYEMKDSNVLNKVALCYGQMSEPPGARNRIALTGLTMAEYFRDEKGLDVLMFIDNIFRFAQSGSEMSALLGRIPSAVGYQPTLASEMGKLQERITSTNKGSITSVQAVYVPADDLTDPAPASVFAHLDATTVLNRKIAEKGIYPAVDPLDSSSRILSADILGQEHYDTARGVQSVLQKYKDLQDIIAILGMDELSEEDKMVVTRARKIERFLSQPFFVAEIFTGTPGKYVELKDTIAGFKGILDGKYDELPEAAFYMVGSMEEALVKAEGMK, from the coding sequence ATGAAAGGTAAAATTATTCAGGTAATGGGACCAGTTGTTGATGTTGAATTCGACGGGTACTTACCAGAAATTAATGAAGCAATTGAAGTTACACTTGCTGATAAAACACAAGATAGATTAGTTCTTGAAGTTGCTGCTCACTTAGGTGACAGTAGAGTTAGAACGATTGCTATGGACATGACTGAGGGATTAACTAGAGGTCAAGAATGTATTGCTAGTGGAGGACCTATTAAAGTTCCTGTTGGGGATGCTGTATTAGGTAGAATTTTTAATGTTATTGGAGAGCCCGTTGATGGTGGTGAACCAGTTCCAGAAGATACTCCTAGATGGTCAATTCACAGAGATGCTCCAGAATTTGAAGAATTAACAACTAAAACTGAAATGTTTGAAACTGGTATCAAAGTAGTTGATTTACTTGCTCCTTATTCTAAAGGTGGAAAAGTAGGACTATTCGGTGGTGCTGGTGTTGGTAAAACAGTTATTATTATGGAATTAATTCACAATGTTGCATTTAAACATTCTGGTTATTCTGTATTTGCTGGTGTTGGTGAAAGAACTAGAGAAGGAAATGACCTTTATTACGAGATGAAAGATTCTAACGTTTTAAATAAAGTTGCACTGTGCTACGGTCAAATGTCTGAGCCTCCAGGTGCTAGAAATAGAATTGCTTTAACAGGTCTTACTATGGCTGAGTACTTTAGAGATGAAAAAGGTCTAGATGTATTAATGTTTATTGATAATATTTTTAGATTTGCACAATCAGGTTCTGAAATGTCTGCATTATTAGGAAGAATTCCTTCAGCTGTTGGTTACCAACCAACACTTGCTTCAGAAATGGGTAAGTTACAAGAAAGAATTACGTCTACTAATAAAGGTTCTATTACTTCTGTTCAAGCGGTATATGTACCTGCGGATGACTTGACAGATCCAGCTCCTGCTTCTGTTTTTGCTCACCTTGATGCAACAACAGTTCTTAACCGTAAAATTGCTGAAAAAGGTATTTATCCTGCAGTTGATCCATTGGATTCATCTTCAAGAATATTATCTGCAGATATTTTAGGTCAAGAGCATTATGATACTGCAAGAGGGGTACAATCTGTACTTCAAAAATATAAAGATTTACAAGATATTATTGCAATTCTTGGTATGGATGAATTATCTGAAGAAGATAAAATGGTAGTTACACGAGCAAGAAAAATCGAAAGATTTTTATCTCAACCATTCTTCGTTGCAGAAATCTTTACAGGAACTCCTGGTAAATATGTTGAATTAAAAGACACAATTGCTGGGTTTAAAGGAATTTTAGACGGTAAATACGATGAGCTTCCAGAAGCTGCTTTCTACATGGTTGGTTCTATGGAAGAAGCTCTTGTTAAAGCTGAAGGTATGAAATAA
- a CDS encoding F0F1 ATP synthase subunit gamma, with the protein MANLKDIKTKIGSVKNTQKTTNAMKLVSSAKLTRTRQLSQQARAYSVKINDVLSEIANRVNKVQDGGNTSKSFLQNDNPKTVDIVFVTADKGLCGGFNMVTIKTVVKLMEEYANKGVTVRLRASGRKGVDYFTFQKIDLLQKISTLSAAPDYDKASDFIKDVVEDFTSGKTDKVILVYNGFKNMLTQELKVRTLLPISLDDVEANEESSSMLEIEPDDDEEVLNELTGKYIDFNMYYSLIDSLAAEHSSRMQAMDAATKNAKEKVDALTIEYNKARQAAITTELIEIISGVESLK; encoded by the coding sequence ATGGCTAACTTAAAAGATATAAAAACTAAAATTGGAAGTGTTAAGAATACTCAGAAAACTACTAATGCAATGAAATTAGTATCGTCTGCTAAATTAACTAGAACAAGACAATTGTCTCAACAGGCAAGAGCTTATTCTGTTAAAATTAATGATGTATTAAGTGAAATTGCAAATAGAGTTAACAAAGTTCAAGATGGAGGAAATACGTCAAAATCTTTTCTTCAAAATGACAATCCTAAAACAGTAGATATCGTTTTCGTAACTGCTGATAAAGGTCTTTGTGGTGGTTTTAATATGGTTACTATTAAAACTGTTGTAAAACTTATGGAAGAGTATGCAAATAAAGGTGTTACTGTAAGACTAAGAGCTTCTGGAAGAAAAGGTGTTGATTACTTTACTTTCCAAAAGATTGATTTATTACAAAAAATTTCAACTTTATCTGCTGCACCTGATTACGATAAAGCTTCTGATTTTATAAAAGATGTTGTAGAAGATTTTACTTCTGGGAAAACAGATAAAGTTATATTAGTATATAACGGTTTTAAAAATATGTTAACTCAAGAGTTAAAAGTAAGAACTTTATTGCCTATTTCTTTAGACGATGTTGAAGCGAATGAAGAATCAAGCTCAATGTTAGAAATTGAACCAGATGATGATGAAGAAGTGTTAAATGAATTAACTGGAAAATACATTGATTTTAATATGTATTATTCTCTTATAGATTCTTTAGCAGCAGAACATAGTTCGCGTATGCAAGCTATGGATGCAGCTACTAAGAATGCAAAAGAAAAAGTTGATGCGTTAACAATTGAATATAATAAAGCTAGACAAGCTGCGATTACAACAGAGTTAATTGAAATTATCTCTGGTGTTGAATCACTAAAATAA
- the atpA gene encoding F0F1 ATP synthase subunit alpha, with translation MSTKIQADEISSIIKERIDNFELNVDVNETGKIISYADGIAQVYGLKNVMAGEIVEFDNGERGLASNLEESSVGIVVLGKGTGLREGSSCKRLGKILETPVGDAMIGRVVNALGEPIDGKGTITATEHRVVEEKAPGIMARKSVHEPLQTGIKAIDALVPIGRGQRELIIGDRQTGKTTVAIDTILNQHDQDVICIYVAIGQKASTVATVVRTLEEAGAMDYSIVVNASASDSAALQFLSPYTAVTIGEFFRDNGKHVLIVYDDLTKHAVAYREMSLLLRRPPGREAFPGDVFYLHSRLLERAAKLNDELGGGSMTALPIIETQAGDVAAYIPTNVISITDGQIFLETNLFNSGIRPAINVGLSVSRVGGAAQIKATKQVAGTLKLTLAQFRELEAFAQFASDLDENTRKELELGQRMVEVLKQGVNAPLVIEKQICIIYAGTRGYLNDVAVADVVRYESELHPFIEQKYPNVLEDIKSKKKLDDDTESALKAALEEFNTIFSAK, from the coding sequence ATGAGTACAAAGATTCAAGCAGATGAAATCTCTTCGATCATAAAAGAGCGAATTGATAATTTTGAATTAAATGTAGACGTTAACGAAACTGGTAAAATCATCTCTTATGCAGATGGTATTGCTCAAGTTTACGGACTTAAAAATGTAATGGCTGGAGAAATTGTTGAGTTTGATAATGGCGAAAGAGGACTTGCTTCTAACTTAGAAGAGTCTTCAGTTGGTATTGTTGTTCTTGGTAAAGGAACTGGACTTAGAGAAGGTAGTTCTTGTAAACGACTTGGTAAGATTTTAGAAACTCCAGTTGGAGATGCTATGATTGGTCGAGTTGTAAATGCACTTGGTGAACCAATTGATGGTAAAGGTACTATTACTGCAACTGAACATAGAGTAGTTGAAGAAAAAGCACCTGGTATTATGGCTAGAAAATCAGTTCATGAACCATTACAAACGGGTATCAAAGCTATTGATGCACTTGTTCCTATTGGAAGAGGTCAAAGAGAGCTTATTATTGGCGATAGACAAACTGGTAAAACAACTGTTGCTATTGATACTATTCTTAATCAACATGATCAAGATGTAATTTGTATTTATGTTGCAATTGGGCAAAAAGCTTCAACAGTAGCTACTGTTGTTAGAACACTTGAAGAAGCTGGAGCAATGGATTATTCTATTGTTGTAAATGCATCTGCATCTGATTCAGCTGCTTTACAATTTTTATCACCATATACTGCTGTAACTATTGGAGAATTCTTTAGAGATAATGGTAAACACGTTTTAATCGTTTATGATGATTTAACAAAACATGCCGTAGCTTATAGAGAAATGTCTTTATTATTACGAAGACCTCCAGGTCGAGAGGCATTCCCAGGGGATGTATTTTACCTTCACTCAAGATTACTTGAGAGAGCTGCTAAGTTAAATGATGAATTAGGTGGTGGTTCTATGACTGCATTACCTATTATTGAAACTCAAGCGGGAGATGTTGCTGCATATATTCCTACAAATGTTATTTCTATTACAGATGGTCAAATCTTCTTAGAAACTAACCTTTTTAACTCTGGAATTAGACCTGCTATTAATGTTGGTTTATCTGTTTCAAGAGTTGGTGGAGCTGCACAAATTAAAGCTACTAAACAAGTTGCTGGTACGTTAAAATTAACACTTGCACAATTTAGAGAGCTTGAAGCATTTGCACAGTTTGCTTCTGATCTTGATGAAAATACAAGAAAAGAACTTGAACTTGGTCAAAGAATGGTCGAAGTACTTAAACAAGGTGTTAACGCTCCTTTAGTAATCGAAAAACAAATTTGTATTATTTATGCTGGAACTAGAGGGTATTTAAATGACGTAGCTGTAGCTGATGTTGTTAGATACGAATCAGAATTACACCCTTTTATTGAGCAAAAATATCCAAATGTTTTAGAAGATATTAAATCTAAGAAAAAATTAGATGACGATACTGAATCAGCATTAAAAGCGGCATTAGAAGAGTTTAATACTATATTCAGTGCAAAATAA
- a CDS encoding F0F1 ATP synthase subunit delta has protein sequence MIDLIAKRYVKALLEGRDSASITAIYKELNEISTAYNDEKFLAIITSSEVKAEKKAALVISFVNDCNATTSNFIKVLASNKRLDIIPHIVKELESQVAIISNSYAGIVYTNKELSAQYVTSIEEKFSKKFDVNLTLTQDVCDYDGIKVDIDGLGVEISFSKARLKSQLIDHILKAV, from the coding sequence ATGATTGATTTAATAGCAAAAAGATATGTAAAAGCATTATTAGAAGGTCGTGATAGCGCTTCTATAACTGCTATTTATAAAGAATTAAATGAAATTTCTACTGCATATAACGATGAAAAATTTCTTGCTATTATTACTTCTTCTGAAGTAAAAGCTGAGAAAAAAGCGGCTTTGGTTATTTCATTTGTAAATGATTGTAATGCTACTACGAGTAACTTTATAAAAGTACTTGCTAGCAACAAAAGATTAGATATTATTCCTCATATTGTTAAAGAGTTAGAATCACAAGTAGCTATTATTTCTAATAGTTATGCAGGTATTGTTTATACGAATAAAGAATTATCAGCACAGTATGTAACTTCAATTGAAGAAAAATTCAGTAAGAAATTTGATGTTAATTTAACATTAACACAAGATGTTTGTGATTATGATGGTATTAAAGTTGATATAGATGGGCTTGGTGTTGAGATTTCTTTCTCAAAAGCAAGACTTAAGTCTCAATTGATTGATCATATTTTAAAAGCAGTTTAG
- a CDS encoding F0F1 ATP synthase subunit B — protein sequence MKKTLLLTILAFAPVALLAQAEGVESDILQRSVNFVIFAAILWYLLADKMKAYFAGRTLDIQSELDKVQDTLNASQAKFDEVKKQLDDAKIMAAEIVESAKLDIDSVKTKVLTAVDSEIANLGKNFDAKIEVETRKAKKEIVNEILNELLNSDNLTMSDEELVNIVIKKVA from the coding sequence GTGAAAAAAACATTATTATTAACTATTTTAGCTTTTGCTCCTGTAGCATTATTAGCTCAAGCTGAAGGTGTGGAATCTGATATTCTTCAGAGATCTGTTAACTTTGTAATTTTTGCTGCTATTTTATGGTATTTACTTGCTGATAAAATGAAAGCATACTTTGCAGGAAGAACTTTAGATATTCAATCTGAATTAGATAAAGTTCAAGATACATTAAACGCTTCTCAAGCTAAATTTGATGAAGTAAAAAAACAATTAGACGATGCCAAAATAATGGCAGCTGAAATTGTTGAAAGTGCGAAATTAGATATTGATTCAGTTAAAACAAAAGTATTAACTGCTGTTGATTCAGAAATTGCAAATTTAGGTAAAAACTTTGATGCTAAAATCGAAGTGGAAACTAGAAAAGCTAAAAAAGAAATTGTTAATGAAATTCTTAATGAATTATTAAATTCTGATAATCTTACAATGTCTGATGAAGAACTTGTAAATATCGTAATTAAGAAGGTTGCATAA
- a CDS encoding F0F1 ATP synthase subunit B', protein MLDISPILMLSSGVVFLLILAGLNSCLFKPLLKHMDERAESIKQDLINAKSNSADVDGMLAEANDVIAAAKKEAVVIREQAYNEAKETADAKLIAAKSDVDTRYGVFVAELADETKALKESLVAAMPQFNESVKAKLKSI, encoded by the coding sequence ATGTTAGACATAAGTCCAATATTGATGCTTAGCTCGGGCGTAGTATTTTTATTAATACTTGCAGGGTTAAACAGTTGTCTATTTAAGCCTTTATTGAAGCATATGGATGAAAGAGCGGAGTCTATTAAACAAGACTTGATAAACGCAAAATCAAACAGCGCTGATGTAGATGGAATGCTGGCTGAGGCGAATGATGTTATTGCTGCTGCTAAAAAAGAAGCGGTTGTAATAAGAGAACAAGCTTATAATGAGGCTAAAGAGACTGCTGATGCAAAACTTATTGCTGCGAAAAGTGATGTTGATACCAGATATGGTGTTTTCGTTGCAGAACTTGCTGATGAAACAAAAGCGTTAAAAGAATCTTTAGTTGCTGCTATGCCTCAATTTAATGAGAGCGTAAAAGCGAAGCTTAAATCAATTTAA
- a CDS encoding ParB/RepB/Spo0J family partition protein, producing MALGRGLGELLGEVEAAYDKGNTSSREGLLEIDVNNIVPNPNQPRKMFDEDKLQELSSSIKKHGLLQPIVVIKDDSDGFILVSGERRLRAHKLANIDTIKAIVTNIKELELRELALIENIQRDDLNVIELAYSYAQLINEHAITHDELSGRVFKSRSLITNTLRLLQLSAYVQQLLANNKLTAGHAKVMLGLSEEDQKKVADSILGQKLSVRETEKAVKDLKSLLNPKKTSKKTQNYDFKSLDNIVSILQASNLKIKAEKNYLKIEFNSQEDIEKFSHYFSNTL from the coding sequence ATGGCGTTAGGTAGAGGCTTAGGTGAATTGTTAGGTGAAGTTGAAGCGGCATATGATAAAGGCAATACGTCAAGCAGAGAAGGTCTTCTAGAAATTGATGTAAATAATATAGTACCTAATCCCAATCAACCAAGAAAGATGTTTGACGAAGATAAATTACAAGAACTAAGTTCTTCTATTAAAAAACATGGCCTTTTGCAACCTATTGTTGTTATTAAAGATGACAGTGATGGTTTTATCTTAGTATCTGGTGAGAGAAGATTACGAGCACATAAACTTGCAAATATAGACACTATAAAAGCAATTGTTACGAATATCAAAGAATTAGAATTAAGAGAACTTGCTTTAATAGAAAACATCCAAAGAGATGATTTAAATGTTATTGAACTGGCTTATTCTTATGCCCAATTAATAAACGAACACGCTATTACTCATGATGAACTCTCAGGAAGAGTTTTTAAAAGCAGAAGCTTGATTACTAATACCTTAAGATTATTACAATTAAGTGCTTATGTACAACAATTACTTGCTAATAACAAACTAACAGCAGGTCATGCTAAGGTTATGTTAGGACTTAGCGAAGAGGATCAAAAAAAGGTCGCTGATTCAATTCTTGGACAAAAACTTTCAGTAAGAGAAACAGAAAAAGCGGTTAAAGATTTAAAATCCTTACTTAATCCTAAAAAAACAAGCAAAAAAACACAAAATTATGACTTCAAATCTTTGGATAATATTGTTTCCATTTTACAAGCCTCAAACTTGAAAATTAAAGCAGAAAAAAATTATTTAAAGATAGAATTTAACTCACAAGAAGATATCGAAAAATTTTCCCATTACTTTAGTAACACTTTATAA
- a CDS encoding ParA family protein: MSEVIAIANQKGGVGKTTTAVNLSAALALEGKRVLLVDADPQANATTSLGFHRDTYEYNIYHVMLGTKELNDIILDTEIPTLKVAPSNIGLVGIEKEFYKDTSDRELVLKRCIDPVRKDYDFIIIDSPPALGPITINTLSAANSVLIPIQCEFFALEGLAQLLNTIKLVKQTINRSLQIRGFLPTMYSSQNNLSKQVFADLAQHFESKLFKIDDNSYVVIPRNIKLAESPSFGKPIMLYDNAAIGTKAYKNLAKAILG, from the coding sequence ATGAGTGAAGTAATAGCAATAGCAAATCAAAAAGGTGGGGTAGGTAAAACTACTACAGCGGTAAATTTAAGTGCGGCCCTAGCATTAGAAGGTAAGAGAGTATTATTAGTGGATGCAGATCCTCAAGCAAATGCTACAACTTCTTTAGGTTTCCACAGAGATACTTATGAATATAATATTTATCATGTTATGTTAGGTACAAAAGAACTTAATGACATTATTTTAGATACTGAAATCCCAACTTTAAAAGTGGCCCCTTCTAACATAGGACTAGTTGGAATTGAAAAAGAATTTTACAAAGATACAAGTGACAGAGAACTGGTATTAAAAAGATGTATTGATCCTGTAAGAAAAGATTATGATTTTATTATTATAGATTCACCTCCTGCTTTAGGACCTATTACTATTAATACTTTATCTGCTGCGAATTCTGTTTTAATTCCAATACAGTGTGAATTTTTTGCACTAGAAGGTTTGGCACAGTTATTAAATACAATAAAACTAGTAAAACAAACCATTAATAGATCTTTGCAAATAAGAGGTTTTTTACCAACAATGTATTCTTCTCAAAACAATCTTTCAAAACAAGTTTTTGCTGATCTTGCACAGCATTTTGAAAGTAAATTGTTTAAAATTGATGACAATTCATATGTGGTAATTCCAAGAAATATTAAACTAGCAGAGAGTCCAAGTTTTGGTAAACCTATTATGTTGTATGATAATGCAGCAATAGGTACAAAAGCATATAAAAATTTAGCAAAAGCAATTTTAGGATAA
- a CDS encoding biotin--[acetyl-CoA-carboxylase] ligase, translating to MQIIQLKEVDSTHKYLKEYLKNNVYSKPLCILSFKQNKGIGSRGNEWLGKEGNLFFSFVLEKELLPSDLPMQSASIYFSFLLKRTLKEMGSKLWLKWPNDFYLENKKIGGTITNLSNNLFLCGIGLNLIEVNKDYGKLDIVIDKIHLLNNYFDILEKRISWKEIFSEYKIEYSLSLEYETNIDNKKVSLKKSILNPDGSISINEQKVFGLR from the coding sequence ATGCAAATAATCCAATTAAAAGAAGTTGATTCAACTCATAAATATTTAAAAGAGTACTTAAAAAACAATGTTTATTCCAAACCTTTGTGTATTCTAAGTTTTAAACAAAACAAAGGAATTGGAAGCAGAGGAAATGAATGGTTAGGAAAAGAAGGCAATTTATTTTTCTCTTTTGTTTTGGAAAAAGAATTATTGCCCAGCGATTTACCTATGCAAAGTGCTTCTATTTATTTCTCGTTTTTATTAAAAAGAACATTAAAAGAAATGGGTTCGAAACTTTGGCTTAAATGGCCCAATGATTTTTACTTAGAAAATAAAAAAATAGGGGGAACGATTACTAATTTATCGAATAATTTATTTTTATGTGGCATTGGTTTAAATCTAATCGAGGTAAATAAAGATTATGGAAAATTAGATATTGTTATTGATAAAATACACTTATTAAATAATTACTTTGATATCTTAGAAAAAAGAATTTCATGGAAGGAAATATTTAGTGAGTATAAGATAGAATACTCTTTGAGTTTGGAATACGAAACAAACATTGATAATAAAAAAGTTTCATTAAAAAAATCAATATTGAACCCTGATGGCTCAATATCTATAAATGAACAAAAGGTATTCGGTTTAAGATGA